In the genome of Streptomyces sp. NBC_00190, one region contains:
- the hpnE gene encoding hydroxysqualene dehydroxylase HpnE encodes MSGSDHRTEQRAVVIGGGLAGVTAALELADAGLKVTLLEGRPRLGGLAFSFKRGELTVDNGQHVYLRCCTAYRWFLDRVDGAHLAPVQDRLDVPVLDVAHPRGPRLGRLRRSALPVPLHLAASLARYPHLSLAERASVGRAALALRRLDPADPALDGLDFATWLGRYGQSARTVEALWDLVGIATLNATADQSSLGLAAMVFKTGLLSENGAADIGWARVPLGDLHDTLARKALDAAGVRTELRTRATCVSRTPEGNWRVDTEEEPLDAGTVVLAVPQREAHGLLPPGALADPDKLLDIGTAPILNVHVVYDRKVLKAPFFAALGSPVQWVFDRTDASGLPDGGQYLALSQSVAQDDIDEPVSVLRAKYLPELERLLPAARGAKVRDFFVTRERTATFAPTPGVGRLRPGARTDTPGLYLAGAWTATGWPATMESAVRSGLSAAHAALAALGRPREHPLQEAA; translated from the coding sequence ATGAGCGGCAGCGACCACCGCACGGAGCAGCGCGCCGTCGTCATCGGCGGGGGACTCGCCGGGGTGACCGCCGCCCTCGAACTCGCCGACGCCGGGCTCAAGGTGACCCTGCTGGAGGGCCGCCCGCGGCTCGGCGGGCTCGCCTTCTCCTTCAAGCGCGGCGAACTCACCGTCGACAACGGCCAGCACGTCTACCTGCGCTGCTGCACCGCCTACCGGTGGTTCCTCGACCGCGTCGACGGCGCGCACCTCGCCCCCGTCCAGGACCGGCTCGACGTACCCGTCCTCGACGTCGCCCACCCCCGCGGCCCGCGCCTCGGGCGGCTGCGCCGCAGCGCCCTGCCCGTGCCCCTGCACCTGGCCGCCTCCCTGGCCCGCTACCCGCACCTGTCCCTCGCCGAGCGCGCGAGCGTCGGCCGCGCCGCCCTCGCGCTGCGCCGCCTCGACCCCGCCGACCCGGCGCTGGACGGCCTGGACTTCGCGACCTGGCTCGGCCGCTACGGCCAGTCCGCCCGGACCGTCGAAGCCCTGTGGGACCTCGTCGGCATCGCCACCCTCAACGCCACCGCCGATCAGTCCTCACTGGGCCTGGCCGCGATGGTCTTCAAGACCGGCCTGCTCTCCGAGAACGGCGCGGCCGACATCGGCTGGGCCCGCGTACCGCTCGGCGACCTGCACGACACGCTCGCCCGCAAGGCGCTCGACGCGGCCGGCGTACGGACCGAACTGCGCACCCGGGCCACCTGCGTCTCCCGCACGCCCGAAGGGAACTGGCGGGTCGACACCGAGGAGGAGCCCCTCGACGCGGGCACCGTCGTCCTCGCCGTCCCCCAGCGCGAGGCCCACGGGCTGCTCCCGCCCGGGGCGCTGGCCGACCCCGACAAGCTCCTCGACATCGGCACCGCGCCGATCCTCAACGTCCACGTCGTCTACGACCGCAAGGTGCTCAAGGCGCCGTTCTTCGCGGCGCTCGGCTCCCCCGTGCAGTGGGTCTTCGACCGCACCGACGCCTCCGGGCTCCCCGACGGCGGCCAGTACCTCGCGCTGTCCCAGTCCGTCGCCCAGGACGACATCGACGAGCCCGTCTCGGTGCTGCGCGCCAAGTACCTGCCCGAGCTGGAGCGGCTGCTGCCCGCCGCGCGCGGCGCCAAGGTGCGGGACTTCTTCGTCACCCGGGAGCGGACGGCCACCTTCGCCCCCACACCCGGCGTCGGCCGGCTGCGCCCCGGGGCGCGGACCGACACGCCGGGGCTTTATCTGGCCGGTGCGTGGACTGCCACCGGCTGGCCCGCGACCATGGAGAGCGCCGTCCGGAGCGGACTGAGCGCGGCACACGCCGCACTCGCCGCACTCGGCCGCCCCCGCGAACACCCTCTGCAGGAGGCGGCATGA